From a single Gadus morhua chromosome 3, gadMor3.0, whole genome shotgun sequence genomic region:
- the LOC115540862 gene encoding uncharacterized protein LOC115540862, with product MGRHCCVTSCRSYTASGRTVNGLSFFKFPAWKKTEGGKVAEITKRRRMAWVAAVRRANITFNYAPASMKVCSRHFHTGKPAYEMFESHPDWAPSLNLGHDEANAAETGQSVRHTKRHELQKEAELRSIAADDPEPTEDHAEPAENRTDPVGNYAEPASIVVELTEEAAGEAGGGPAPKEMIECDFCGYRRAEINRLLKENRELKCALAKRNMDEESLKEDNMKVKYYTGLPCFGLLMSMLSTVMPCLPTSVRTLTPFQMVFLTLMRLRLNLPLQHLAYIFHVDKRVVVTIFNTTINALHAQLSPLVSWPNREHLRQTMPPQFMKAFGDRVVVILDCFEIFTEGASNQRAPSFYNKHTNTVKYLIGKTPQGAISFISKGWGGHVSDKYVTENSGLLDSLLPGDLVLADRGFDSVGLICAEVKTPEDPNGPLQFDTKDVKEIQPIAHLRTHVEKMIGTIRNMYTMLCGPIPMKMAQVCQGEELTFLDKMVTVCCVLTIMYPSGLVDPTSYCAEPV from the exons ATGGGAAGACACTGCTGCGTCACGAGCTGTCGCAGTTATACGGCGAGTGGCCGCACAGTGAACGGCCTCAGCTTTTTCAAGTTCCCTGCGTGGAagaagacggagggagggaaggtggcCGAGATCACCAAGAGGCGGCGGATGGCTTGGGTGGCCGCCGTGAGGAGAGCCAACATCACATTCAACTACGCCCCCGCGTCTATGAAGGTCTGCTCCAGGCATTTCCATACTG GAAAACCAGCTTATGAGATGTTCGAGTCCCATCCAGACTGGGCACCGTCGTTAAACTTGGGACACGATGAAGCAAACGCTGCGGAGACAGGGCAGTCCGTCCGGCACACGAAACGACACGAGCTCCAGAAAGAAGCAGAGTTGAGATCTATAGCGGCGGACGACCCTGAACCAACCGAGGACCACGCAGAACCAGCCGAGAACCGCACAGACCCAGTCGGGAACTACGCAGAACCAGCCTCGATCGTAGTGGAACTAACTGAAGAAGCAGCTGGCGAGGCTGGAGGTGGACCTGCGCCAAAGGAGATGATTGAGTGTGACTTTTGTGGGTACAGGCGTGCTGAAATAAACCGCCTGTTGAAAGAGAACCGGGAACTTAAGTGTGCACTTGCAAAGCGGAATATGGATGAAGAATCCCTGAAAGAGGATAATATGAAAGTGAAGTACTACACTGGACTTCCATGCTTTGGCCTTTTGATGAGTATGCTTTCGACTGTTATGCCGTGTCTCCCCACGTCGGTCCGAACTTTGACACCTTTTCAGATGGTTTTTTTAACTCTCATGCGCCTGAGGCTAAACCTGCCACTCCAACACCTTGCGTACATCTTTCACGTAGACAAAAGAGTGGTTGTAACCATATTTAACACAACAATAAATGCTTTACATGCACAGCTTAGCCCTTTAGTGAGTTGGCCAAATAGAGAGCATCTGCGTCAAACTATGCCTCCCCAGTTTATGAAGGCCTTTGGGGACCGTGTCGTGGTTATTTTGGACTGTTTTGAAATATTCACTGAAGGAGCTTCCAATCAGAGAGCGCCGTCTTTTtacaacaaacacaccaacaccgtGAAGTACCTTATTGGTAAAACACCACAAGGAGCGATATCATTCATTtccaaggggtggggggggcatgtcAGTGACAAATATGTGACTGAAAACAGTGGCCTTCTAGATTCATTGTTGCCTGGGGATTTGGTGTTGGCGGATCGAGGCTTTGACAGTGTTGGACTGATTTGTGCCGAGGTGAAGACGCCAGAGGACCCAAACGGGCCACTTCAGTTCGATACTAAAGACGTGAAGGAAATACAGCCAATAGCTCACCTCAGGACCCATGTTGAGAAGATGATTGGCACCATACGCAACATGTACACGATGCTATGCGGGCCTATACCCATGAAAATGGCCCAAGTGtgccagggggaggagcttaCCTTTCTGGACAAGATGGTGACTGTCTGCTGTGTCTTGACCATCATGTATCCCAGTGGGCTTGTAGACCCAACTAGTTATTGTGCTGAGCCGGTGTAG